From a region of the Polynucleobacter corsicus genome:
- the aceF gene encoding dihydrolipoyllysine-residue acetyltransferase has protein sequence MSQLIDIKVPDIGDYKDVPVIEVLVKVGDRVEKEQSIVVLESDKATMDVPSSHSGLVKEVMVKVGDSISEGAIVLVLEESGATAAPAALQAAAPAVAKTEPAAAPAPKVEPPILRAPAPPPVSNTPVEIDPTASHASPSVRKFARELGVTVHQVKGSGPKGRITQEDVQAFVKAAMIGGAGSASTASGGSLGGLNLIPWPKVDFSKFGETERQPLNRIKKLTAANLGRNWVMIPAVTYHEDADITDLEAFRVLTNKENEKQGLKITMLAFMMKAAVAALKKYPEFNSSIDGDDLVLKKYFNIAFAADTPNGLVVPVIRDADKKGIFELARETSELAAQARDGKLKPEQMQGASFTISSLGGIGGTYFSPIVNAPEVAILGVSKAAMKPVWDGKQFVPRLICPLSLSADHRVIDGALATRFNVYIAQLMSDFRRAAL, from the coding sequence ATGAGCCAACTAATTGATATTAAAGTCCCAGATATTGGGGATTACAAAGATGTGCCCGTCATCGAGGTATTGGTAAAAGTCGGTGATCGTGTTGAGAAAGAGCAATCTATTGTTGTTCTGGAGTCAGACAAGGCAACCATGGATGTCCCCTCATCACACTCCGGTCTTGTAAAAGAGGTCATGGTTAAAGTGGGCGACTCTATTTCAGAGGGCGCCATCGTTCTCGTGCTTGAAGAGAGTGGCGCAACTGCAGCTCCAGCTGCCTTACAAGCTGCCGCTCCCGCAGTAGCGAAAACTGAACCTGCTGCGGCACCAGCCCCAAAAGTAGAGCCACCGATTTTGCGTGCACCTGCACCACCTCCTGTTAGTAATACGCCGGTTGAAATAGATCCAACAGCCAGTCACGCAAGTCCTTCAGTCCGTAAATTTGCTCGTGAACTCGGCGTTACAGTTCATCAGGTGAAAGGTTCTGGCCCTAAAGGCAGAATTACCCAAGAAGACGTGCAGGCTTTTGTAAAGGCTGCAATGATTGGTGGTGCCGGTAGCGCATCGACCGCATCTGGCGGAAGCTTAGGTGGCCTGAATCTAATTCCTTGGCCAAAAGTCGATTTCTCTAAGTTTGGAGAAACCGAACGTCAGCCTTTAAATCGTATTAAGAAGTTAACCGCTGCGAACCTAGGTCGTAACTGGGTGATGATTCCTGCTGTGACTTATCACGAGGATGCTGATATTACCGATCTCGAAGCATTCAGAGTGCTGACCAATAAAGAGAATGAAAAGCAGGGCCTCAAAATCACCATGTTGGCTTTCATGATGAAGGCTGCTGTTGCTGCTCTCAAGAAATATCCAGAATTCAATAGCTCCATCGATGGCGATGACTTGGTATTGAAGAAGTATTTTAATATTGCCTTTGCCGCTGATACGCCAAATGGTTTAGTGGTGCCAGTGATTCGTGATGCAGATAAAAAAGGTATTTTTGAGCTTGCTCGTGAAACCTCTGAGCTAGCCGCGCAAGCTCGAGATGGAAAACTAAAGCCCGAGCAAATGCAGGGCGCTAGTTTCACTATCTCTTCCTTGGGTGGCATTGGTGGCACCTATTTCTCACCAATCGTAAATGCACCTGAGGTAGCAATCTTGGGTGTAAGCAAAGCTGCTATGAAGCCAGTATGGGATGGTAAGCAATTTGTTCCACGCTTAATTTGTCCGTTGTCACTCAGCGCTGACCATCGCGTGATTGATGGTGCTTTGGCAACCCGTTTTAATGTCTATATCGCCCAGCTGATGTCCGACTTCCGTCGCGCAGCACTTTAA
- the aceE gene encoding pyruvate dehydrogenase (acetyl-transferring), homodimeric type, producing MAAVPEQILGSAGEQDADPGETQEWLQALDGVIRNEGPERAAYLIDQQISHARVNGVNQAFHAETPYINTIPVEQQARLPGDQNVEHRIRSYTRWNAMAMVLRANKDTNVGGHISSFQSAATLYDVGFNHFWHAPSPEHGGDLIFVQGHSAPGVYARAYMLGRLSDEQLNNFRQEVGGKGISSYPHPWLMPDFWQFPTVSMGLGPIMAIYQARFMRYMQDRGFIQAEGRKVWAFLGDGETDEPESLGAIGMAGREKLDNLIFVVNCNLQRLDGPVRGNGKIIQELEGEFRGAGWNVIKVVWGGHWDALFARDKKGILMQRLGQIVDGEYQTMKAKSGAYVREIVFNTPELKALVSDWSDDEIWQLNRGGHDPHKVFAAFHSAVNHKDQPTVILAHTIKGYGMGGSGEAMNIAHQAKKMNADDVRRFRDRFEIPVKDEQLEEMPLVKFAEGSPELEYMKARRQELGGYLPQRRMKAESLPVPALEVFAPLLEATTDGREISTTMAFVRILNTIVRDKVLGKRVVPIVPDESRTFGMEGMFRQLGIWNQLGQLYTPEDHDQLMFYKEDKTGQILQEGINEAGGMCDWIAAATSYSTHGVPMLPFYIFYSMFGFQRIGDLCWAAGDMRSRGFLLGGTAGRTTLNGEGLQHEDGHSQVWSASIPNCISYDPSFSFEVAVVIQDGMRRMLAEQEDVYYYITLMNENYAHPAMPKGAEQDIIKGMYKLKSVGDGNAKLRVQLLGSGTIFREVIEAAEILNKDWGIASDLWGCPSFTELGRNWNTVHRNNLLNPTAAPALSHVEQCLKDTAGPIIAATDYVRLFAEQIRPAIQHLGRRFEVLGTDGFGRSDTREKLRDFFEVDRCWVVLTALRSLVDAGQLDRQKLAEAIKKYGIDTTKPNPMTV from the coding sequence ATGGCAGCGGTTCCAGAACAAATTTTGGGTAGCGCAGGAGAACAAGATGCTGATCCAGGCGAAACCCAAGAGTGGTTACAGGCCCTCGATGGTGTGATTCGGAATGAGGGTCCAGAGCGTGCTGCCTATCTGATTGATCAGCAAATTTCCCATGCTCGAGTGAATGGGGTGAATCAAGCCTTTCATGCTGAAACTCCTTACATCAACACAATCCCTGTAGAGCAGCAAGCACGTTTACCAGGCGATCAAAATGTCGAGCACCGCATCCGTTCCTACACGCGGTGGAACGCAATGGCTATGGTCTTGCGTGCCAATAAAGATACCAACGTTGGTGGTCATATTTCTTCTTTCCAGTCGGCGGCAACTCTGTATGACGTTGGCTTTAACCATTTCTGGCATGCCCCATCACCAGAGCATGGTGGTGATCTGATATTTGTTCAGGGGCATTCAGCTCCAGGTGTATATGCCCGGGCCTATATGCTCGGTCGTTTGTCTGATGAGCAGCTGAATAACTTCCGTCAAGAAGTGGGCGGCAAAGGGATCTCTAGCTATCCACATCCTTGGTTGATGCCAGATTTCTGGCAGTTTCCTACGGTATCGATGGGCCTTGGCCCAATCATGGCTATTTATCAAGCACGCTTTATGCGCTACATGCAGGATCGTGGATTCATTCAAGCGGAAGGTAGAAAAGTGTGGGCCTTCCTCGGCGATGGTGAAACTGATGAACCGGAATCACTCGGTGCGATTGGTATGGCCGGCCGTGAAAAATTAGATAACCTGATTTTTGTTGTGAACTGCAACTTGCAACGTCTTGATGGCCCTGTTCGAGGTAACGGCAAAATTATTCAAGAACTCGAAGGTGAGTTCCGTGGCGCCGGTTGGAATGTAATCAAGGTAGTTTGGGGTGGTCATTGGGATGCATTGTTTGCTCGCGATAAAAAAGGCATCTTGATGCAGCGTCTTGGTCAGATTGTCGATGGTGAATACCAGACTATGAAAGCCAAGAGTGGTGCCTACGTCCGCGAAATCGTTTTCAATACCCCCGAATTAAAGGCATTGGTCAGCGACTGGAGTGATGACGAGATTTGGCAACTCAATCGCGGTGGTCATGATCCCCATAAGGTGTTTGCAGCTTTTCATTCAGCCGTAAATCACAAGGATCAGCCAACCGTTATTTTGGCCCACACCATTAAAGGCTACGGTATGGGTGGCTCGGGCGAGGCGATGAATATTGCCCACCAAGCCAAGAAGATGAATGCAGATGACGTACGTCGTTTCCGCGATCGTTTTGAGATCCCCGTAAAAGATGAGCAATTAGAAGAAATGCCTTTAGTGAAATTTGCTGAAGGAAGCCCAGAGCTTGAGTATATGAAAGCTCGCCGTCAAGAGTTGGGCGGCTATTTGCCACAGCGTCGCATGAAGGCTGAGAGCTTGCCTGTACCTGCGCTTGAGGTATTCGCACCATTACTAGAAGCAACTACTGATGGCCGTGAGATTTCCACAACGATGGCCTTTGTTCGCATACTCAACACGATTGTGCGCGACAAGGTTTTGGGTAAGCGGGTTGTTCCGATTGTTCCAGATGAGTCACGTACTTTTGGCATGGAAGGTATGTTTCGCCAATTAGGTATTTGGAATCAGCTAGGCCAGCTTTACACCCCAGAAGATCATGATCAATTGATGTTCTATAAAGAGGACAAGACTGGTCAGATTTTGCAAGAAGGCATTAATGAAGCGGGCGGTATGTGCGACTGGATCGCCGCCGCCACTTCATACTCAACCCATGGCGTACCGATGTTGCCTTTTTACATCTTCTACTCCATGTTTGGTTTCCAGCGGATTGGCGACCTCTGTTGGGCTGCAGGTGATATGCGCAGTCGTGGATTCTTATTGGGCGGTACTGCCGGTAGAACGACTTTGAATGGTGAAGGCCTTCAGCATGAAGATGGTCACAGCCAGGTATGGAGTGCTTCAATTCCAAACTGTATTAGCTATGACCCTTCATTCTCATTTGAGGTGGCCGTAGTAATTCAAGATGGTATGCGCCGCATGTTGGCTGAACAAGAAGATGTGTACTACTACATCACTTTGATGAATGAGAACTACGCTCATCCAGCTATGCCAAAAGGTGCAGAACAAGACATCATTAAAGGTATGTACAAACTCAAGTCGGTTGGCGATGGTAATGCGAAATTGCGTGTACAGCTATTAGGTTCGGGAACTATCTTCCGTGAAGTTATTGAAGCCGCTGAAATCCTAAATAAAGATTGGGGCATTGCTTCCGATTTGTGGGGTTGCCCAAGCTTTACTGAACTCGGTCGTAATTGGAATACAGTTCATCGTAATAATCTGCTGAACCCAACTGCAGCACCTGCTTTATCTCATGTAGAGCAGTGCCTCAAAGATACTGCGGGCCCGATCATCGCTGCTACTGACTATGTCCGCTTGTTTGCTGAGCAAATTCGCCCAGCCATTCAGCATCTAGGCCGTCGCTTTGAGGTGCTAGGAACAGATGGTTTTGGACGTTCCGATACTCGTGAAAAATTACGCGATTTCTTTGAAGTAGATCGCTGCTGGGTTGTCCTCACAGCCTTGCGCTCATTGGTAGATGCTGGCCAGCTTGATCGCCAAAAGTTAGCTGAAGCGATTAAGAAGTACGGCATTGACACCACTAAGCCAAACCCAATGACGGTTTGA